Below is a window of Deferribacterota bacterium DNA.
CTCATACTGCTTTTAGGCTCTTTGTAAACTGGCAATGGAGGATACCCTAGTTTATCCAAGATAGTAGAAAAAAGTTCAATTTTTCCTGTAGGGGTAGCAAAACCGTGTGTTTCATATTTTTTATATTTTGGCTCCATATTGTACTGGTAGCCTTCACACAGTTCTTTAAATGATATGCCTACCCTTTTAAGTCTAAAATCAAGGGCTTCTTCCATAGTCTCCCAGGGCCAAAACTCTTTTTGCCCAACCCTTCTTCCAAGTTCTTTCCAGAGATAGTAGTCATCCTTTCTCTCATATAGTGGCTCAATAGCTTTGTTATTAGCAAGTATTATATTTGAAAATCCATGCATATCTTGAATATCAGCTCTTTCGAGCGTGCAAGCTGCTGGCAGTATATAATCAGACAGAGCTGCAGTAGGTGTAATATAGTAATCCATAACAACATTTAGCTTTGAATTTAATAAAGCTTTATAGATTTTTTCTCCATTTGTCAAGGTTACTATGGGGTTACTTGCCTGAGAAATAAAAGCTGTTACATTGTAAGGTTTTCCTGTGATCATTGCATCAAATACATCAGGGGCATAAGCTGAAGCCCCAAATTCGGCTACAGGTGGAAGTGAGTAGGAGGTATCTTTTTTTAAAGCGGCTTCTTCAATTAATTCCCACCCAGGATAGGCCATTAATCTGTGTTTTTGTGAGCCAATCTGTTTTTCTCTTTGACTGCTTTTGAGGTATTCATTAGCTTCCATCTCATAGTCAGTTATAGGCCCAATCCCATTTCTTCCTATAAGCTCACCCCCTTTAATATCAAAATTCCCGGTTAATGCTTCTAATATCAATCTTGCCCTTTGGGCTTGATTAGCATTTATTCCTTGCTTATCAAGGCCAAATGTCCAAGGGATTACAGCTGGTGAGGTTTTTGCATAGAGATCTGCAACTTCTATTATATCTTCCTTTTTTATATTAGTTATCTTTGATGCTTCATCATAGGTGAAGTTCTTTATATGTTCTTCTAATTTGTCAAAACCAAAGCAATATTTTTCAACAAAATTTTTATCGAATAGGTTATTTTCAATAATATATTTAATCCATGATAAAAATAGATATACGTCAGTGCCTGGCTTTATCCCCAACCATTTATCAGCAATCTCAGCTTCACTATTTTTTATTGGGTCAACAACAATGAGTTTTGCACCATTTTTTTTAGCTTTAACAAGAGAAGTCCAACCAGGGTGAGGCGAGGATTCTTTTAAATGGCTGCCACACAATATTATAAGTTTACTATTTGTCATATCACTAAACAATGGACCACCACAGGTCGTCCATTCAATTGTCCAGCCAGGACATCTACAAATATTTTGAGCGCCCATAATATTTGGAGAGCCAAAGAGGTTGAAAAAGCGTTTAATAGGCCATCCATATGTTCTGTAGGTTCCATGTGCAAAGGTAAGGGTTTCAGGGCCATATTTTTCTTTAAGGTTAAGAAGTTTATCAGCAATCTCATCAAGCGCTTGTTCCCACGTTATTCTTACCCACTCATTACTACCCCTATCCCCCTTTCTTTTTAGAGGGAAATTGACTCTATCCTTGTGGCATAGATGTTCAAGAATAGTTTTGCCCCTAGCACAGATAAAGCCTCTACTCATAGGATGCTCTGGATCACCAGTTACTTTTGTAATAATGTTGCCTGATTGATATAGATTCAAACCACATCTATGATGACAAGGACCACACCAACCTTTTCTTATTTTTTCTTCTTTATTGTTCATAATAAAAACCTCCACTTATATTGTAGCTAATAATAATTTTAAAAGCAAACTAGATTATAAAATAGCTAGATCATATTCCATGGGTTTAATATATCTTCTAATTCTTCAGTTGAAAGAATTCCTTTTTGAGCTACTATTTCTTTTACTGTTTTATTTTTTTCGAAGGCTTCATGTGCAATTTCTGCTGCTTTGTCATAGCCTATTTTCTTTGCAAGGGGTGTTACAAGCGCCATTGACCATTCAACATAATTTAAGCATTTTTCTCTATTTGCTACTATTCCCTTTATGCATTTATAGTTTAAGTGAGATGCTATATTTGCAAGTATTTCAATCATAAATAATATATTATAAGCTATTAATGGCATCATCACATTTAATTCTAAATTGCCAGAGCTCCCAGCTATTGATATTGTTTGATGCATACCCATAACTGTAGCTGCAACTTGTATTGCAGATTCTGGTATTACAGGGTTTACTTTTCCAGGCATTATTGAACTGCCAGGTTGTAACGCTGGCAGGGTTATCTCTGATATACCACATCTTGGGCCTGAATTTAGCAGACGTAAATCATTAGCAATTTTCATAATTGCACAAGCTAGAGTATTTAGGCTTCCCGAAAAGAAAACCACTGCATCTTTTGATGCAAGCCCCTCAAAAAGATTGTCACTTTGCACAAATGAAATATTTGTAAGCGATGAAATTTCCTTTATTGTTAATTCACCAAATTGTTTATCAGTATTTATGCCTGTTCCTATAGCTGTACCCCCTAAGGGAAGCTCATATAAACCTTCTAGGGATTGATCAATTCTATTTATTGATAATTCAATTTGCTTGGCATATGAGCTAAATTCATTTCCAAGGGTTGTTGGTGTTGCATCCATCAAATGTGTTCGCCCTATCTTTATAACATCACTAAACTCCTCTGCTTTATCTTCTAAAACTTTCTGCAATT
It encodes the following:
- a CDS encoding molybdopterin-dependent oxidoreductase; this encodes MNNKEEKIRKGWCGPCHHRCGLNLYQSGNIITKVTGDPEHPMSRGFICARGKTILEHLCHKDRVNFPLKRKGDRGSNEWVRITWEQALDEIADKLLNLKEKYGPETLTFAHGTYRTYGWPIKRFFNLFGSPNIMGAQNICRCPGWTIEWTTCGGPLFSDMTNSKLIILCGSHLKESSPHPGWTSLVKAKKNGAKLIVVDPIKNSEAEIADKWLGIKPGTDVYLFLSWIKYIIENNLFDKNFVEKYCFGFDKLEEHIKNFTYDEASKITNIKKEDIIEVADLYAKTSPAVIPWTFGLDKQGINANQAQRARLILEALTGNFDIKGGELIGRNGIGPITDYEMEANEYLKSSQREKQIGSQKHRLMAYPGWELIEEAALKKDTSYSLPPVAEFGASAYAPDVFDAMITGKPYNVTAFISQASNPIVTLTNGEKIYKALLNSKLNVVMDYYITPTAALSDYILPAACTLERADIQDMHGFSNIILANNKAIEPLYERKDDYYLWKELGRRVGQKEFWPWETMEEALDFRLKRVGISFKELCEGYQYNMEPKYKKYETHGFATPTGKIELFSTILDKLGYPPLPVYKEPKSSMSTNEESLILITGVRFMPMYQSELRQIKSARMKHPEPLALLNDKTAGHFNLRHNQYIIAENDFGRAIFKLKISEKMQDNMIHLEHGWWFP
- a CDS encoding class II fumarate hydratase — encoded protein: MTYRTEKDSLGELKIEIDKYYGVQTARALKNFNISGMALPIDFIRAVTLIKMAAATANTKLGLLENKLGDAIINAASEILEGKYDDQFPIDIYQTGSGTSTNMNVNEVIANRTCELLGGNKGDKTICHPNDHVNMGQSSNDVIPSAIHISAVLKTKGLLIPQLEKLQKVLEDKAEEFSDVIKIGRTHLMDATPTTLGNEFSSYAKQIELSINRIDQSLEGLYELPLGGTAIGTGINTDKQFGELTIKEISSLTNISFVQSDNLFEGLASKDAVVFFSGSLNTLACAIMKIANDLRLLNSGPRCGISEITLPALQPGSSIMPGKVNPVIPESAIQVAATVMGMHQTISIAGSSGNLELNVMMPLIAYNILFMIEILANIASHLNYKCIKGIVANREKCLNYVEWSMALVTPLAKKIGYDKAAEIAHEAFEKNKTVKEIVAQKGILSTEELEDILNPWNMI